In a genomic window of Streptomyces sp. NBC_01231:
- a CDS encoding phosphotransferase, whose protein sequence is MSEAVIRTATSSSGSPGLLASLDPLLREWLPRQRWFAGKGRPVTGFSLVAATELLPPTAKIGLYHLLVRAHQPLALGSAPHPGDCYQLLIGVREALPPRLAPALIGHVDEGPLAGHTVYEALHDTRPAELLLEAMRSQARIGGLRFERNQRQEIRDGLVPRLMTAEQSNSSVVYGDTFILKLLRRVLPGVNPDLELPLALAREDCPRVPAPTGWIRAEPDGESYVLGVLQPFVQGASDGWELALLELAKGEDFGAEARSLGRATAEVHTALARALPTATLGHTQLNQLVDGMIERLEAATQAVPALRPYAPGLRSAFTALADLAAEGRTWTAQRVHGDLHLGQCLRSPAGQWSLIDFEGEPSKPLAERRMPQPPARDIAGMLRSFDYAALSADPPAPGWAQTCRAAYCSGYAEVSGVDPRTDPVLLRACETDKAIYEVVYEARHRPDWLPVPMAAIQRYATSDQI, encoded by the coding sequence ATGTCGGAAGCCGTCATACGTACCGCCACATCCAGTTCCGGCAGCCCCGGCCTCCTCGCGTCACTGGATCCGCTGCTGCGGGAGTGGCTGCCGCGACAGCGCTGGTTCGCGGGCAAGGGGCGCCCCGTCACCGGGTTCTCCCTGGTGGCCGCCACCGAGCTGCTGCCGCCCACGGCCAAGATCGGCCTCTACCACCTGCTGGTGCGCGCCCACCAGCCGCTCGCCCTGGGCTCCGCGCCCCACCCGGGCGACTGTTACCAGCTCCTGATAGGCGTGCGCGAGGCGCTGCCCCCCAGGCTGGCGCCCGCGCTGATCGGTCACGTCGACGAGGGCCCGCTCGCCGGACACACGGTGTACGAGGCCCTGCACGACACCCGGCCCGCCGAACTGCTCCTGGAGGCGATGCGCTCCCAGGCCCGCATCGGCGGGCTGCGCTTCGAACGGAACCAGCGGCAGGAGATCCGGGACGGGCTGGTGCCGCGCCTGATGACCGCCGAGCAGTCCAACTCGTCGGTCGTCTATGGAGATACGTTCATCCTCAAGCTGTTGCGCCGGGTCCTGCCCGGCGTCAATCCCGACCTGGAGCTGCCGCTGGCGCTGGCCCGGGAGGACTGCCCCCGGGTGCCCGCGCCGACGGGGTGGATACGGGCGGAGCCGGACGGGGAGTCGTACGTCCTGGGCGTGCTCCAGCCGTTCGTGCAGGGCGCGAGTGACGGCTGGGAGCTGGCACTGCTTGAGCTGGCCAAGGGCGAGGACTTCGGCGCGGAGGCACGGTCGCTGGGACGGGCCACGGCCGAGGTGCACACGGCGCTCGCCCGCGCGCTGCCCACCGCGACCCTCGGCCACACCCAGCTGAACCAGCTGGTCGACGGCATGATCGAACGTCTGGAGGCGGCCACGCAGGCGGTCCCCGCGCTGCGGCCGTACGCGCCCGGACTGCGCTCCGCCTTCACCGCGCTCGCCGACCTGGCCGCCGAGGGCCGTACCTGGACCGCGCAGCGCGTGCACGGCGATCTGCACCTCGGGCAGTGTCTGCGCTCGCCCGCCGGGCAGTGGTCGCTGATCGACTTCGAGGGCGAGCCGTCCAAGCCGCTCGCCGAGCGCCGGATGCCGCAGCCTCCGGCCCGGGACATCGCGGGGATGCTCCGCTCCTTCGACTACGCGGCGCTCTCCGCCGACCCACCCGCCCCGGGCTGGGCGCAGACCTGCCGGGCCGCCTACTGCTCGGGATACGCCGAGGTCAGCGGCGTGGACCCGCGGACCGACCCGGTGCTGCTGCGGGCCTGCGAGACGGACAAGGCGATCTACGAGGTCGTCTACGAGGCCCGGCACCGCCCCGACTGGCTGCCCGTACCGATGGCCGCGATACAGCGGTACGCCACATCCGACCAGATCTGA